Proteins from one Merismopedia glauca CCAP 1448/3 genomic window:
- the lpdA gene encoding dihydrolipoyl dehydrogenase yields the protein MSQEFDYDLVIIGAGVGGHGAAIHAVSCGLKTAIIEKADMGGTCVNRGCIPSKALLAASGRVRELRNEHHLKSLGIQIGSVTYDRAAIAHHASSIVDKLRGDLVNSLKRLKVDIIAGVGRVAGSQKVSVTTDSGEKILTAKDIIIAAGSIPWVPPGIKIDGKTVFTSDDAIKLESVPNWVAIIGSGYIGLEFSDVYSALGSEITMIEALDNLMPGFDPDIAKIAQRVLIAPRDVETYTSTLAKKVTPGSPVVIELADAKTKETIDTIEVDACLVATGRIPDTKDLGLENVGAETDKRGYIPVDDRMAVLLHGEPVPHLWAIGDATGKMMLAHAASAQGIVAVENMCDRPRTVDYASIPGAAFTHPEISFVGLTEPQAQEKAQAEGFTIATTRSYFKGNSKAIAEGESDGIAKVIYRQDTGEVLGVHIIGLHASDLIHEAANAIAQRQSIKSLAYLVHAHPTLSEVLDEAYKRALVHT from the coding sequence GTGAGTCAAGAGTTTGACTACGATTTAGTCATTATCGGTGCTGGTGTAGGCGGACACGGTGCGGCAATTCATGCGGTAAGTTGCGGATTGAAGACGGCAATTATCGAAAAAGCCGATATGGGCGGTACTTGCGTCAATCGCGGTTGTATTCCTTCTAAAGCTTTGTTAGCTGCTAGTGGTAGAGTTAGGGAACTGCGGAACGAGCATCACCTAAAATCTTTGGGAATCCAAATCGGGAGCGTAACTTACGATCGCGCAGCCATCGCCCATCACGCTAGCAGTATAGTTGATAAACTGCGTGGAGACTTAGTTAACAGTCTCAAACGCCTCAAAGTAGATATTATCGCAGGAGTCGGGAGAGTTGCTGGCAGTCAAAAGGTGTCTGTGACGACGGATAGTGGCGAAAAAATCCTCACTGCCAAGGATATCATCATCGCTGCTGGTTCTATTCCTTGGGTTCCTCCAGGGATTAAAATTGATGGCAAAACCGTATTTACTAGCGACGATGCGATTAAATTAGAATCTGTACCAAATTGGGTGGCAATTATTGGCAGTGGCTACATCGGTTTAGAGTTTTCGGATGTTTACTCAGCTTTGGGTAGCGAAATTACTATGATCGAAGCTCTAGATAATTTGATGCCTGGATTCGACCCAGATATCGCTAAAATAGCCCAAAGAGTTTTGATTGCACCGAGAGATGTGGAAACTTATACCAGCACCTTAGCTAAGAAGGTAACTCCTGGTTCTCCGGTGGTAATTGAATTGGCTGATGCCAAAACTAAAGAAACTATCGATACGATTGAAGTAGATGCTTGTTTGGTAGCTACGGGTAGGATTCCCGATACCAAAGACTTGGGGTTGGAAAATGTTGGGGCAGAAACCGATAAACGGGGTTATATTCCCGTAGACGATCGCATGGCTGTCCTCTTACATGGCGAACCCGTACCCCATCTGTGGGCAATTGGAGATGCCACGGGTAAAATGATGCTAGCTCACGCAGCTTCGGCTCAAGGGATTGTCGCGGTAGAAAATATGTGCGATCGCCCCCGCACTGTCGATTATGCTAGTATTCCTGGGGCTGCTTTTACCCATCCAGAAATTAGCTTTGTGGGTTTAACCGAACCACAAGCGCAAGAAAAAGCTCAAGCTGAAGGGTTTACCATTGCTACTACTCGATCGTATTTCAAAGGTAACTCTAAAGCTATAGCTGAAGGAGAATCTGACGGCATTGCTAAAGTTATCTATCGCCAAGATACTGGGGAAGTATTGGGAGTGCATATCATCGGTTTACACGCCTCCGACTTGATCCATGAAGCCGCAAATGCGATCGCTCAGCGTCAATCGATTAAATCCTTGGCTTACCTAGTTCACGCTCATCCTACCCTCTCAGAAGTCCTAGATGAAGCCTATAAACGCGCTTTAGTCCACACTTAA
- a CDS encoding carbon dioxide-concentrating mechanism protein CcmK, giving the protein MPVAVGVIQTLGFPPVLAAADAMVKAGRVTLVQYGLAESAQFFVAIRGPVSEVRQAMEAGVEAVNKTHGAELLTHYIVPNPPENLEIVLPINYTAKVDKYR; this is encoded by the coding sequence ATGCCAGTTGCCGTCGGAGTTATTCAAACCTTGGGCTTTCCTCCCGTACTTGCTGCCGCAGATGCAATGGTGAAAGCTGGTCGAGTTACGTTGGTACAATATGGCTTAGCAGAATCGGCTCAGTTTTTTGTAGCTATACGCGGGCCGGTTTCTGAAGTCAGACAAGCTATGGAGGCTGGTGTTGAAGCCGTTAACAAGACTCACGGTGCAGAACTTCTCACTCACTATATTGTCCCCAATCCTCCAGAAAACCTAGAAATAGTCTTACCCATTAACTACACTGCTAAGGTTGATAAGTACCGATAG
- a CDS encoding type II toxin-antitoxin system RelE/ParE family toxin — MRIGWNPKSIRAFKRMVRKNPQLRPLIEQALRQLAEDPFQSGLRTHKLKGDLANIWSCSIDYNYRILFEFVRGSDEEDAVLLLNIGTHDEVY, encoded by the coding sequence ATGAGAATTGGATGGAATCCTAAGTCTATTCGTGCTTTTAAGAGGATGGTGCGGAAAAACCCGCAATTACGCCCTCTAATCGAGCAAGCACTCAGACAGTTGGCTGAAGACCCTTTCCAATCTGGTTTGCGAACTCATAAACTTAAAGGAGATCTGGCGAATATTTGGTCATGCTCGATTGATTACAATTATCGGATTCTTTTTGAGTTCGTTCGAGGTTCAGATGAAGAGGATGCTGTGTTATTGCTCAACATAGGGACGCATGACGAAGTTTATTAG
- a CDS encoding DUF2243 domain-containing protein translates to MSVYLMDIQAYKLLEPTKSPNTRPLFFAGLILGLGQGGFFDGIVFHQLLQWHHMFSSIKTHATVAGMELNTLGDGLFHLFDWLLTLTGIGLLWRAGRYASDVWSGRLFVGSLLVGAGLFNLVEGIIDHQILGIHHLKPGIHQGLWDLGFLASGVLLVVIGLILMRTVKTSGDG, encoded by the coding sequence GTGTCAGTCTATCTCATGGATATTCAAGCCTACAAGCTTTTAGAGCCTACAAAATCGCCGAATACCCGTCCCTTATTTTTCGCTGGACTCATTTTGGGATTAGGTCAGGGTGGATTTTTTGATGGTATTGTCTTTCATCAACTGCTGCAATGGCATCATATGTTTTCCAGCATTAAAACCCACGCAACCGTGGCTGGGATGGAGTTGAATACGTTGGGAGATGGACTGTTTCACCTCTTTGATTGGTTGCTCACTCTGACGGGTATCGGTTTATTGTGGCGTGCTGGACGGTATGCTAGTGATGTTTGGTCGGGTCGGCTATTTGTGGGTTCGTTACTCGTGGGAGCAGGTTTATTTAACTTGGTTGAAGGGATTATCGACCATCAGATTTTGGGCATTCATCACCTCAAACCTGGTATCCATCAAGGGCTGTGGGATCTCGGCTTTCTAGCATCTGGAGTTTTATTAGTGGTAATAGGACTGATTTTGATGCGGACAGTCAAAACGAGCGGGGATGGCTAG
- a CDS encoding TraB/GumN family protein — MKISLAWKTIPLAIAAMVVTVLSNTSLAEKPTEKSLLWEITGPGITQPSYLFGTIHTICPDRAKLSQPVQTALARTKQLYLELDLDDPNFTSTVQNNTKLPPGQTLKTLLGDQNYGKVSLFFQQNSQISLDNYLNLKPFFLTKLSTDALLKCNTVAIDSVLLNNAQERQVEVLGLEEFQDQVNAVDKSGSDETVAAQVLYLVNNKEQVRQIHEQLISYYIDGDIVSIREKFFNAPAAEKGKTIGDTLIDSRNQTWIPKIVQAAKTKATFFGVGSGHLAGDRGVISLLRDAGYTVKPIRNITHLSTVNSPVERVSGWASPQEVGSQQGTDNQQHKKPAW, encoded by the coding sequence ATGAAAATAAGCCTTGCCTGGAAAACCATTCCTTTGGCGATCGCTGCTATGGTAGTGACTGTTTTGAGTAATACTTCCCTAGCCGAGAAACCCACCGAAAAATCGCTTCTTTGGGAAATTACAGGTCCTGGCATTACGCAACCATCCTACCTATTTGGCACCATTCACACCATTTGTCCAGATCGGGCTAAATTGTCTCAGCCAGTGCAAACTGCATTAGCTAGAACCAAACAACTTTATTTAGAATTAGACTTAGACGACCCTAATTTTACCAGCACTGTCCAAAATAATACTAAGCTACCACCTGGTCAAACCCTCAAAACTTTACTAGGAGATCAAAACTACGGGAAAGTTAGCCTATTTTTTCAACAAAATTCTCAAATTTCTTTAGATAATTATTTAAACCTTAAACCCTTTTTCCTGACAAAGCTTTCAACTGATGCCTTGCTTAAATGCAATACCGTAGCTATAGACAGCGTTCTGTTGAATAATGCCCAAGAACGCCAAGTTGAAGTGTTAGGACTTGAAGAATTTCAAGACCAAGTTAATGCAGTAGATAAAAGTGGCTCTGATGAGACTGTTGCCGCACAAGTGCTTTATCTAGTGAATAATAAGGAACAAGTCAGGCAAATACACGAACAACTTATTTCTTATTATATCGATGGAGATATTGTCTCAATTAGAGAAAAATTTTTTAACGCTCCTGCTGCTGAAAAAGGGAAAACTATAGGCGATACTCTGATAGATAGCCGCAACCAAACTTGGATTCCCAAAATTGTTCAAGCTGCAAAAACCAAGGCGACATTCTTTGGAGTCGGATCTGGACATCTCGCAGGTGATCGCGGTGTAATCTCATTATTACGAGATGCTGGATATACTGTAAAACCTATACGGAACATTACCCATCTGTCTACTGTGAACTCTCCAGTAGAAAGGGTTAGTGGTTGGGCAAGTCCCCAAGAAGTTGGCTCGCAGCAAGGTACAGATAACCAACAGCACAAAAAACCCGCATGGTGA
- a CDS encoding BrnT family toxin — protein sequence MEVEWDSNKAAINLQKHGVSFSDAEAVLFDPNALSFEDTTAQGERRFVAIGMDHLWRLLVVVYTDRGNRVRIISARPATRSERRQYESGI from the coding sequence ATGGAAGTCGAATGGGATTCAAATAAAGCGGCTATTAATCTGCAAAAGCACGGTGTGAGCTTTTCAGATGCTGAGGCAGTCTTGTTTGACCCGAATGCGCTTTCTTTTGAGGATACAACGGCTCAAGGAGAACGGCGATTTGTTGCGATTGGCATGGATCATCTCTGGCGCTTGCTAGTCGTGGTTTATACAGATCGAGGGAATCGCGTTCGCATAATTTCAGCCCGTCCTGCGACACGTTCTGAGAGAAGGCAGTATGAAAGCGGAATATGA